A genomic segment from Desulfurella amilsii encodes:
- a CDS encoding metal-dependent hydrolase: protein MQLTYLGHSAVLAKGSVSVIVDPFLTGNPQATVKPSDVKVDYILLTHGHSDHIGDALEIAKNNQATIIAPFELAIYCQQKGAQKVNPMYIGGFRRFSDSFCVKLTIAHHGSSVIEGDKIIYTGNPCGFVVELDGKRFYHSGDTGLFLDMQLIGENGLDLAILPIGDNFTMGIKDAAKAVEFLKPKKVLPIHYNTWDIISADPQEFKNAVKTSCEVVILKPNETLNL, encoded by the coding sequence ATGCAACTTACCTATTTGGGTCATTCGGCAGTATTGGCAAAAGGTAGCGTTTCGGTTATTGTCGATCCTTTTTTAACAGGAAACCCTCAGGCAACAGTTAAGCCAAGTGATGTAAAAGTAGACTACATTCTTTTAACGCACGGCCACTCAGATCATATAGGAGATGCGCTAGAAATTGCAAAAAACAACCAAGCTACCATTATAGCACCATTTGAACTTGCAATATATTGTCAACAAAAAGGTGCGCAAAAAGTTAACCCTATGTATATAGGTGGCTTTAGGCGTTTTAGTGATTCTTTTTGTGTAAAACTCACCATTGCTCATCACGGTAGCAGTGTAATAGAAGGCGATAAAATAATCTACACTGGCAATCCTTGCGGTTTTGTGGTTGAGCTTGATGGTAAAAGATTCTACCATTCTGGCGATACAGGTTTGTTTTTGGATATGCAATTAATTGGCGAAAATGGTCTTGATTTGGCGATTTTGCCTATTGGTGATAATTTTACAATGGGTATTAAAGACGCTGCAAAAGCTGTAGAGTTTTTAAAACCGAAAAAAGTTTTACCTATCCACTACAACACATGGGATATAATTAGTGCTGATCCACAAGAATTTAAAAATGCTGTTAAAACTTCATGTGAAGTTGTAATACTAAAACCAAACGAAACCCTAAACTTATAA
- the pyrE gene encoding orotate phosphoribosyltransferase, with protein sequence MLTQEGALDIYKQCGAYLEGHFKLTSGLHSKYYLQSALVLQYPNFAEKLCASIAEHFKDKQIDVVIGPAMGAILVSYEVARHLGARSVFAERVDNVLTMKRNFFIDKKERVLVVEDVVTTGKSVYETIDVAKQYSSNIVGIGALVDRGGGFKTDLDYFPLIKLNIVNYEPQNCPLCKENIPLVKPGSRKI encoded by the coding sequence ATGTTAACACAGGAAGGAGCGCTGGATATTTACAAACAATGTGGTGCTTATCTAGAGGGTCATTTTAAGCTAACAAGCGGTTTGCATAGCAAGTATTATTTGCAATCGGCACTTGTGCTGCAGTATCCAAATTTTGCAGAAAAGCTTTGTGCATCAATAGCAGAGCATTTTAAAGATAAGCAAATCGATGTTGTTATTGGTCCTGCTATGGGGGCCATTTTGGTTTCGTACGAAGTGGCACGTCATCTTGGCGCAAGAAGTGTATTCGCAGAGCGCGTTGATAATGTGCTTACTATGAAGCGCAACTTTTTTATAGACAAAAAAGAAAGGGTGCTTGTTGTAGAGGATGTTGTAACAACAGGCAAAAGCGTTTATGAAACAATCGATGTTGCAAAACAGTACTCATCAAATATCGTAGGCATTGGAGCGCTTGTGGATAGGGGCGGAGGATTTAAGACGGATTTAGATTATTTTCCATTAATAAAACTAAATATTGTTAATTATGAACCTCAAAACTGTCCACTATGCAAAGAAAATATTCCACTTGTAAAGCCAGGCAGTAGAAAAATATAA
- the pyrF gene encoding orotidine-5'-phosphate decarboxylase, whose amino-acid sequence MKDRLIVALDVDTFEQACSIVDELGDEVLTYKIGLAPFIGYGFKIIDYIKSKNKRFFLDLKFFDIPNTVELAVYQACMLGASMLSLHTIGTKLMIEAAIAGKKRFEDQTGKAGPILLGITILTSMDEDSLESGMFIKKPLGETILGLAKNAYDAGLRGFVASPNEAKLLKDSFDDVVVVTPGIRMGDSKDDQKRSNTPRFAIENKADYIVVGRPIIKAQNPKQAVIECIKNMKGEM is encoded by the coding sequence ATGAAAGATAGGTTGATTGTTGCCCTTGATGTAGATACGTTTGAACAAGCATGCTCAATTGTAGATGAGTTAGGTGATGAGGTGTTGACTTACAAAATTGGGCTTGCACCGTTTATTGGTTATGGTTTTAAAATTATTGACTATATAAAGTCTAAAAATAAAAGGTTTTTTTTGGATTTGAAATTTTTTGATATACCAAATACTGTAGAATTGGCTGTTTATCAGGCCTGCATGCTTGGTGCATCAATGCTATCGCTTCATACAATAGGCACAAAGCTTATGATTGAGGCAGCAATTGCTGGCAAGAAGCGCTTTGAAGATCAAACGGGTAAGGCAGGCCCTATACTGCTTGGTATTACAATTTTAACAAGTATGGACGAAGATAGTTTAGAAAGTGGTATGTTTATAAAGAAACCTCTGGGTGAAACAATTTTGGGTTTGGCAAAAAATGCCTATGATGCTGGCCTTAGGGGTTTTGTAGCTTCACCAAATGAAGCTAAACTCTTAAAAGACTCTTTTGATGATGTTGTTGTAGTTACGCCAGGTATTAGAATGGGCGACTCAAAAGATGATCAAAAGCGCTCAAACACGCCCAGGTTTGCCATCGAAAACAAAGCAGATTATATTGTTGTTGGAAGACCCATTATTAAAGCTCAAAATCCAAAACAAGCGGTAATTGAATGTATTAAAAATATGAAAGGAGAAATGTAA
- a CDS encoding transcription antitermination factor NusB yields the protein MSRRAVRSEAMKFIYAKTLNDSFTLGEFLFSLTKIKNPKEKEDLELLVQSIIRVEDKIENFIKQCSEEYEKLNHLDISILKVGAFELLYSNLPKSIVINEAVEIAKEYGDDVSKAIVNAILDCIGAHYER from the coding sequence ATGTCTAGAAGGGCAGTTAGAAGCGAGGCGATGAAATTTATATATGCAAAAACACTAAATGATTCTTTTACATTGGGCGAATTTTTATTTAGTTTGACAAAGATTAAAAACCCAAAAGAAAAAGAGGATTTAGAGTTGTTAGTGCAAAGTATCATAAGAGTTGAAGACAAAATTGAAAATTTTATCAAGCAATGCTCAGAGGAATATGAAAAACTTAACCACCTTGATATAAGCATCCTTAAGGTAGGTGCTTTTGAGCTATTATACAGTAATTTACCTAAAAGCATTGTTATAAACGAAGCAGTGGAAATTGCAAAAGAATACGGCGATGATGTGTCAAAAGCGATTGTAAACGCAATACTCGATTGTATAGGAGCACATTATGAAAGATAG
- the ribE gene encoding 6,7-dimethyl-8-ribityllumazine synthase, whose translation MKYIEGLLSAKGKKIAIIVSRFNSFISDKLLEGALDAIVRNDGSKDNITVYKVPGAFEIPILLSKLVDKDFDGILCLGAIIRGATPHFDFIAQETTKGIAQVAQKAKMPVSYGVLTTDTIDQAIERAGTKMGNKGFDAAVALLEMMSLFEAI comes from the coding sequence ATGAAATATATCGAGGGTCTGCTTAGTGCAAAAGGTAAAAAGATAGCTATTATAGTCAGCAGGTTTAATAGTTTTATCTCAGATAAGTTGCTTGAAGGGGCGCTTGATGCAATTGTAAGAAACGATGGCAGTAAAGATAACATAACCGTCTATAAAGTGCCTGGTGCTTTTGAAATCCCAATCTTGCTCTCAAAGCTTGTTGATAAAGATTTTGACGGGATACTGTGCCTTGGCGCAATTATAAGAGGTGCAACACCACATTTTGACTTTATAGCTCAAGAGACTACAAAGGGCATTGCGCAAGTGGCCCAAAAAGCAAAAATGCCTGTTTCGTACGGTGTTTTGACCACAGACACAATAGATCAAGCTATTGAGCGCGCTGGTACTAAAATGGGCAACAAAGGCTTTGATGCAGCAGTTGCTTTGCTTGAGATGATGAGTCTGTTTGAAGCAATATAG
- a CDS encoding bifunctional 3,4-dihydroxy-2-butanone-4-phosphate synthase/GTP cyclohydrolase II: MEDNKNLPASLNSCFCTTQEAIEEIKSGRMIILVDDEDRENEGDLAIAAQFATQEAINFMAKYARGLICFPAEKQILDRLDLDLMVESEDPFRTAFTVSIDAKYGTTTGISAADRALTIQTAIKPGAKPEDFVKPGHVFPLIAKKGGVLVRTGHTEGSVDLAKMAGLIPAAAICEIMNEDGTMARTEQLIGFAKQHNIKIATIADIIEYRMRTEKLVKRQASAHLPTKYGDFEIVVYTNSIDNYEHVALVKGHISPDEPVLVRVHSSCLTGDILGSLRCDCGDQLHTAMKMVERAGKGVVIYMQQEGRGIGLSNKIKAYKLQDEGYDTVEANEKLGFKADLRNYGIGAQMLVDLGVRKMRLMTNNPKKIVALRGYGLEVVERVPIEIEPNDVNRCYLSVKKTKMGHILNNV, translated from the coding sequence ATGGAAGACAACAAAAACCTTCCAGCAAGTCTAAATTCTTGCTTTTGTACCACGCAAGAGGCTATAGAAGAAATAAAATCGGGCAGAATGATAATATTGGTAGATGATGAAGACAGAGAAAATGAAGGTGATTTAGCCATTGCTGCACAATTTGCAACGCAAGAGGCAATAAATTTTATGGCAAAGTACGCGCGTGGTCTTATTTGTTTTCCTGCCGAAAAGCAAATTTTGGATAGACTTGATTTGGATTTAATGGTAGAAAGCGAAGATCCTTTTAGGACCGCTTTTACTGTGTCAATTGATGCAAAATACGGCACTACAACTGGTATTTCTGCAGCAGACAGAGCGCTTACTATTCAAACAGCCATAAAACCAGGTGCAAAACCAGAAGATTTTGTAAAGCCTGGCCATGTATTTCCATTGATTGCAAAAAAAGGCGGTGTGCTTGTTAGAACAGGACATACGGAAGGCAGTGTGGATCTGGCTAAAATGGCTGGTTTGATTCCCGCAGCTGCGATTTGTGAGATTATGAACGAAGATGGCACAATGGCGCGCACAGAGCAGTTGATTGGGTTTGCAAAGCAACATAACATTAAAATAGCCACAATTGCAGATATTATTGAATACAGGATGCGTACAGAAAAACTTGTCAAAAGGCAGGCAAGCGCGCATTTACCTACAAAGTATGGCGATTTTGAGATAGTAGTTTATACAAACTCTATAGATAATTATGAGCATGTGGCGTTAGTAAAAGGCCATATTAGCCCAGATGAGCCAGTGTTGGTTAGAGTTCACTCATCTTGCTTAACTGGTGATATTTTGGGCTCTCTAAGGTGTGATTGTGGAGACCAATTGCACACAGCTATGAAAATGGTAGAAAGAGCAGGCAAAGGTGTAGTGATCTACATGCAACAAGAAGGCAGAGGCATTGGCCTATCCAATAAGATTAAAGCCTACAAGCTTCAAGATGAAGGCTACGATACAGTGGAGGCAAACGAAAAGTTGGGCTTTAAAGCAGATTTAAGAAATTACGGCATAGGTGCACAGATGCTGGTTGATTTGGGTGTTAGAAAAATGAGACTTATGACAAACAATCCCAAAAAGATTGTAGCTCTTAGGGGTTATGGTTTAGAGGTAGTAGAACGCGTACCTATAGAAATTGAACCAAATGATGTAAATAGATGCTATTTATCCGTTAAAAAAACAAAAATGGGTCATATATTAAACAATGTTTAA
- a CDS encoding riboflavin synthase, with amino-acid sequence MFTGIVEEVGHVKSIREKSGGLSILIESKNILDDLKVGDSIAVNGACLTCTKLESFGFWADLSKETLDTTNLKFASVGEYLNLERALRLSDRLSGHIVLGHVDCTARLLSIKNTGEFYILRVELARDIKNYVILKGSVCIDGVSLTIASLAESYFEIAVIPHTFENTALKFRKSAYKLNIEADYFGKYIENYLKNLKEVK; translated from the coding sequence ATGTTTACGGGTATTGTTGAAGAGGTTGGTCATGTAAAATCTATTCGTGAAAAAAGCGGCGGTTTGAGTATTTTAATCGAGTCAAAAAATATACTTGATGATTTAAAAGTAGGCGACTCTATTGCCGTAAATGGTGCATGCTTAACGTGCACAAAGCTTGAATCCTTTGGTTTTTGGGCTGATTTATCAAAAGAAACGCTTGATACAACAAACTTAAAATTTGCAAGTGTAGGTGAATATTTGAATTTAGAAAGGGCATTAAGGCTTTCTGATAGATTGTCTGGTCACATTGTGCTTGGTCATGTGGATTGCACGGCTAGACTGCTATCTATAAAAAACACTGGTGAGTTTTATATTTTAAGGGTTGAATTAGCAAGGGATATTAAAAACTATGTAATTTTAAAAGGGTCAGTATGTATAGATGGGGTAAGTCTTACCATTGCCAGTTTAGCAGAAAGTTACTTTGAGATTGCTGTAATTCCCCATACTTTTGAAAACACTGCATTGAAATTTAGAAAATCAGCATATAAATTAAACATTGAGGCAGATTATTTTGGCAAATACATAGAGAATTATTTAAAAAACTTGAAAGAGGTGAAGTGA
- the ribD gene encoding bifunctional diaminohydroxyphosphoribosylaminopyrimidine deaminase/5-amino-6-(5-phosphoribosylamino)uracil reductase RibD: MNTDEMFMKKAIELAKKGLYKTCPNPAVGAVIVKDGKIIGKGYHKKAGLDHAEVVAIKSVSDKSLLNGATMYVTLEPCNHYGKTPPCSLAILNSHIKRVVIGMLDVNKTASGSVQFLKGKGLDVTVGCLEEACCKLNEIFITNITKQRPFYAMKAAMLLNGCISIKGGVSRYITSTESLEYVHRLRSRYNGVLVGINTILMDDPLLNCRIKRCNQPKRIVLDAFLKIPLSAKIFSFNPTNIYIATRASSDLNKKSILQSMGVNIIECALSGDGIDLIDLSKKLLERDICSVLVEGGSRIHGSFLSANLYDKAHLFYAPKITGSYGAFNVIGSQAASDFSEVKNLKTYTCRRIGNDIIVEGDF, from the coding sequence GTGAATACAGATGAAATGTTTATGAAAAAAGCTATAGAACTTGCAAAAAAAGGTTTATATAAAACGTGTCCAAACCCAGCTGTAGGTGCTGTTATTGTAAAAGACGGCAAAATAATTGGCAAAGGCTATCATAAAAAGGCAGGGCTTGACCACGCTGAGGTGGTCGCAATCAAAAGCGTCTCTGACAAATCTTTGCTTAATGGCGCTACAATGTATGTTACGCTTGAGCCTTGCAATCACTATGGTAAAACTCCCCCCTGTTCGCTTGCAATACTAAATTCGCATATAAAGCGCGTTGTTATTGGAATGCTTGATGTAAACAAAACAGCAAGTGGTTCAGTTCAATTTTTAAAAGGAAAAGGCTTAGATGTAACAGTTGGTTGTTTAGAAGAAGCCTGCTGTAAACTTAATGAAATATTTATTACAAATATCACTAAACAAAGACCGTTTTATGCAATGAAGGCAGCTATGTTGCTGAATGGATGTATATCCATTAAAGGCGGTGTATCGCGCTACATTACTTCCACAGAATCCCTTGAGTATGTACATAGGCTAAGAAGCAGATACAATGGTGTTTTAGTGGGTATAAACACGATTTTGATGGACGACCCGCTTTTGAATTGCCGAATAAAGCGCTGTAATCAGCCAAAGCGCATTGTACTGGATGCTTTTTTAAAAATACCTCTTTCTGCTAAAATATTTAGTTTTAATCCCACAAATATTTACATAGCTACAAGAGCTTCAAGCGATTTAAATAAAAAATCTATACTGCAATCAATGGGCGTGAATATTATAGAATGCGCTTTATCTGGTGATGGCATAGATTTGATTGATTTATCAAAAAAACTATTGGAAAGAGATATTTGCAGTGTTTTGGTTGAAGGAGGCTCTCGCATTCATGGTTCATTTTTGAGTGCTAATTTGTACGATAAAGCGCATTTATTCTACGCACCAAAAATTACGGGCTCCTATGGCGCTTTTAATGTAATAGGTTCTCAGGCAGCCTCGGATTTTTCTGAAGTAAAGAATCTAAAAACCTATACGTGTAGAAGAATTGGCAATGATATAATTGTTGAAGGTGATTTTTAA
- a CDS encoding 4Fe-4S binding protein, with amino-acid sequence MDFNKCIGCKACMEVCPMHARNFSDLNKTNSLVS; translated from the coding sequence GTGGACTTTAATAAGTGTATTGGGTGTAAAGCTTGTATGGAAGTATGCCCTATGCATGCAAGAAACTTTAGTGATTTAAATAAAACAAACTCTCTAGTTTCTTAA
- a CDS encoding sulfurtransferase, translating to MLKRIFFVAVSLMLFGFNLAMAKVGVMSTSQVASLVGKKNVVIVDARDTKAYLQSHLPDAISLPSTGPLFAMKFPNVKARSIAQNQQIQHALSELGMMPNNTAIVYAGGRKGAFFLTNATRVMLALHWAGVKNVYYMNGGIEKWVDEKRPIQHNVFKLPKSHFVIEHNNPHTYCFSNFVAWAVNNENRIQIVDARPLNQYTGELTSDKRLARHGHIKGAIDLPASEYMKKVNNYYVLKTPLEIGTMFKKGGVDLNKPIISYCNTARLGSGLWFVANALFNDKLVWVYNGSMVSASRNPNIPIVKGSNPF from the coding sequence ATGTTAAAGCGCATTTTTTTCGTTGCCGTTTCCTTGATGCTGTTTGGTTTCAATTTAGCTATGGCAAAAGTCGGTGTTATGTCAACTTCACAGGTGGCCTCTCTGGTTGGTAAAAAGAATGTAGTTATAGTAGACGCTAGAGATACAAAAGCTTACCTGCAATCTCATTTACCAGATGCCATAAGTTTGCCATCTACCGGTCCCTTATTTGCTATGAAATTTCCAAACGTAAAAGCAAGGAGTATTGCACAAAATCAACAGATACAACACGCTTTATCGGAACTTGGTATGATGCCAAACAACACAGCAATAGTTTATGCTGGGGGTAGAAAAGGTGCTTTTTTCCTTACCAATGCTACTAGGGTAATGTTGGCACTTCATTGGGCTGGAGTTAAGAATGTATATTATATGAATGGTGGCATTGAAAAATGGGTAGATGAAAAAAGACCTATTCAACACAATGTGTTTAAGCTACCAAAATCGCATTTTGTAATTGAACACAACAATCCACACACCTACTGTTTTAGCAATTTTGTAGCTTGGGCTGTCAATAATGAAAATAGAATTCAGATTGTAGATGCAAGGCCTCTCAATCAGTACACAGGAGAACTTACAAGCGATAAGCGTCTTGCCAGACACGGGCATATCAAAGGCGCCATTGATTTGCCAGCATCTGAATACATGAAAAAAGTCAATAACTACTATGTTTTAAAAACACCATTAGAAATTGGAACAATGTTTAAGAAAGGCGGTGTGGATTTAAATAAACCAATTATTTCCTACTGCAACACAGCAAGACTAGGCAGCGGTTTATGGTTTGTAGCAAACGCCTTATTCAATGACAAACTAGTGTGGGTTTACAACGGCTCAATGGTAAGCGCATCAAGAAATCCAAATATACCAATAGTTAAAGGCTCAAACCCTTTTTGA
- a CDS encoding OmpA family protein: MRKSVISLAAICCASFLAYGCSTAPKKPIAAKPAPPKQEVQKPTTTPAPTPITTPSVSEEQMLKEIFQRIHFNFNKANLTHIDKWGINQDVPKSLDGISDYMAKHPDIKVKIEGNCDERGTEAYNLALGQRRADSAKNYLVMHGISADRIETLSNGKLKPVDPAQNEYAWAKNRNDQFVILNK; encoded by the coding sequence GTGAGAAAAAGCGTTATTTCTCTAGCAGCTATTTGTTGTGCTTCTTTTTTGGCTTATGGTTGCTCCACAGCACCTAAAAAGCCGATTGCTGCAAAACCAGCACCGCCAAAGCAAGAGGTTCAAAAACCAACTACTACACCTGCGCCTACCCCCATTACAACACCATCTGTAAGTGAAGAGCAAATGCTAAAAGAAATCTTCCAGCGCATTCACTTTAATTTCAACAAAGCTAACCTAACTCATATTGACAAATGGGGCATTAACCAGGATGTGCCAAAATCTTTAGACGGCATATCAGACTATATGGCAAAACATCCTGATATCAAAGTTAAAATTGAAGGTAACTGCGACGAGCGTGGAACGGAAGCCTACAACCTAGCCCTAGGCCAAAGAAGGGCAGACTCAGCAAAGAATTATCTTGTAATGCATGGAATATCAGCAGACAGAATTGAAACGCTGAGCAATGGTAAACTAAAACCAGTGGATCCGGCACAAAACGAATACGCTTGGGCTAAAAATAGAAATGACCAGTTTGTAATTTTAAATAAGTAG
- a CDS encoding slipin family protein gives MESIVLIVLVIFLLLVILNSIRIIQEYDRAVIFRLGRAIGVKGPGLIILWPIIDRMAKISLRINTLEVQPQDVITKDNITIKINAVVYFKVVNALNAVVQIKNYAYAVEQLAQTTLRSVCGQAELDKLLSEREKVNSEIQEILDKHTDAWGVKVTLVELKQIDLPQDMQRAMARQAEAERDRRAKVINADGEYQAAEKLNEAARIISQNPIALQLRYLQTLNEISSTNNTTTILPIPLDILREIGKSISNVKEQKDS, from the coding sequence ATGGAAAGTATCGTGTTAATTGTTCTTGTTATTTTTTTATTGCTTGTGATTTTAAACTCTATACGTATTATCCAGGAGTACGATAGGGCAGTGATTTTTAGACTGGGGCGGGCAATAGGTGTAAAAGGGCCAGGGTTGATTATTTTGTGGCCAATTATTGATAGAATGGCAAAAATATCTTTAAGAATTAATACACTTGAAGTGCAACCACAGGATGTTATTACAAAAGATAATATAACAATCAAAATAAATGCTGTTGTATATTTTAAGGTTGTAAATGCACTAAACGCCGTCGTTCAAATAAAAAATTACGCCTACGCAGTAGAGCAGCTTGCACAAACAACGCTAAGGAGTGTTTGCGGTCAGGCTGAACTTGATAAACTACTTTCAGAAAGAGAAAAAGTAAACTCAGAAATTCAAGAAATTCTTGATAAACACACAGATGCATGGGGTGTAAAGGTAACGCTTGTTGAACTAAAACAAATTGATTTGCCTCAAGATATGCAAAGAGCAATGGCGCGCCAGGCAGAAGCAGAGCGTGACAGGCGTGCAAAAGTCATAAACGCAGATGGTGAATATCAAGCAGCAGAAAAATTAAACGAAGCAGCGCGCATTATATCACAAAACCCTATAGCGCTCCAACTTCGATATTTACAAACCTTAAATGAGATTTCTTCAACAAACAATACCACTACAATCTTACCAATACCACTTGATATCTTAAGAGAAATTGGCAAATCGATATCAAATGTAAAGGAGCAAAAGGATAGCTAA
- a CDS encoding NfeD family protein yields the protein MSADIGEILVFLSFTFLILEIFFASGGIFTFVGLTSFIIGTYFLYLSFNGLPSLFLYVVCPIFIGVFVFVVFVVILGLKAQKAPVKTTENLVGETGVCKKPITKNNPGQIEIEGEIWTASSDEDIEVGQKVKVVKQKSLQLFVKKEE from the coding sequence ATGAGTGCAGATATAGGCGAGATATTAGTTTTTTTATCATTTACATTTTTAATTTTGGAAATTTTTTTTGCAAGCGGAGGTATTTTTACATTTGTAGGTCTAACATCATTTATTATTGGTACTTATTTTTTGTATTTAAGCTTTAATGGCTTGCCGTCATTGTTTTTGTATGTAGTATGCCCCATTTTTATTGGAGTTTTTGTTTTTGTTGTTTTTGTAGTTATTCTTGGCTTAAAAGCACAAAAAGCTCCCGTTAAAACAACAGAAAATCTCGTAGGAGAAACAGGCGTATGCAAAAAACCAATAACAAAAAACAACCCGGGACAGATTGAGATAGAAGGAGAGATTTGGACAGCATCTAGCGACGAAGACATTGAAGTTGGACAAAAAGTTAAAGTAGTTAAACAAAAGTCTCTACAATTGTTTGTCAAAAAGGAGGAATAG
- a CDS encoding MogA/MoaB family molybdenum cofactor biosynthesis protein has product MKFAVITLSDKGYSKERQDLTGPALIDFIQKNLNDMDLAYYTVIPDDKEMLKKELIELSDNNIDLIVTNGSTGIAPRDIAPDVTLELIEKRLFGFEEVMRLKSFEKTSTAIVSRACVGTRKNSLIINVPGSPKAAIENISVVLGAIEHTIKKLQGDQTPCASV; this is encoded by the coding sequence ATGAAGTTTGCTGTTATTACACTTTCCGACAAAGGCTATAGCAAAGAAAGACAAGATTTGACTGGGCCTGCACTAATAGATTTTATCCAAAAGAATTTAAACGATATGGATCTAGCATACTACACAGTGATCCCGGATGATAAAGAAATGCTCAAAAAAGAGCTTATAGAACTGAGCGACAACAATATCGATTTAATAGTAACAAATGGTTCAACAGGCATTGCACCGCGCGACATTGCCCCAGATGTTACACTAGAATTGATAGAAAAAAGACTCTTTGGTTTTGAAGAAGTAATGCGCTTGAAGAGTTTTGAGAAAACGTCCACAGCTATTGTATCTAGAGCCTGCGTAGGCACACGCAAAAACAGTCTGATTATTAATGTACCAGGAAGCCCAAAAGCAGCTATTGAAAATATTAGCGTAGTGCTTGGAGCTATTGAACATACGATCAAGAAATTACAAGGTGATCAAACGCCTTGCGCGAGTGTGTAG
- a CDS encoding nitrilase-related carbon-nitrogen hydrolase: MKISIAQMQVHEGDVEKNFETSLGMIEKACSADSRIVLFPELFLSGFDYPNLQNLSKKMPEYINKLLEKSADIAICGTFLENINDEIFNTFYCLYEKKVMLKYSKVKLFEVTKEDDYFCPGNKNQENTFDLFGIKFGVCICFELRFPEILRKAALKGAEVLLVSAIWPVERLNAWRKLSAARAIENQAFVATCNANDKSGKWICAGHSSVYDPNGTLLSSAYNQTTIKTISIDPEYAKNVREKFPSLIKAYDLNCAGG; the protein is encoded by the coding sequence ATGAAGATCAGTATAGCTCAGATGCAGGTGCATGAAGGTGATGTTGAAAAGAACTTTGAAACTTCTTTGGGTATGATAGAAAAAGCATGCAGTGCTGACAGCAGGATTGTACTATTTCCAGAGCTATTTTTATCTGGTTTTGATTACCCAAACCTACAAAATCTATCAAAAAAGATGCCAGAGTATATCAACAAATTGCTAGAAAAATCTGCTGATATTGCAATCTGCGGAACATTTTTGGAAAATATTAATGATGAAATCTTTAACACATTTTATTGTTTGTATGAAAAGAAGGTAATGCTTAAGTATTCTAAGGTAAAGCTTTTTGAAGTAACCAAAGAAGATGATTATTTTTGTCCAGGCAATAAGAATCAGGAAAACACATTTGATTTGTTTGGAATAAAGTTTGGTGTTTGTATATGCTTTGAGCTGAGATTTCCAGAGATTTTAAGAAAAGCAGCGCTTAAAGGCGCAGAAGTGTTGCTGGTAAGCGCTATTTGGCCTGTTGAAAGACTAAACGCATGGCGAAAGCTTTCTGCAGCTAGAGCTATTGAAAACCAAGCGTTTGTAGCAACATGCAATGCAAACGATAAGTCTGGCAAATGGATATGTGCTGGTCACTCAAGTGTTTATGATCCAAACGGTACATTGCTGAGTAGCGCTTATAATCAAACCACTATCAAAACTATTTCAATTGATCCTGAGTATGCTAAAAATGTTAGAGAAAAATTTCCGAGTTTAATTAAAGCGTACGATTTAAATTGCGCAGGAGGCTAA